CGTGACCAAGGCCGCAACAGTACCGTTGCACTTCTGGCTTCCAAGCGCACACTCCGCTGCCCCATCCCCTGCTTCAGCGCTTTTAAGCGGTGTCATGACGCCGCTGGGCTTCCTAGGCTTGTACAGGGTTGTAAGCCTGGTTGACTTTGGAGAGTACGAGCCTATCATAGCTTTCTACCTGATAGTTTCCGGAATATTCTCAATAATCTACGGCGGGTTGCAAGCTACTCAGCAAAGAGATGGCAAGAAGATGCTGGCATACGCGACGATATCGACCAACGGGTTCATAAGCCTAGTATTCGCCCTATACCTCTTATACCCGGGCGAGTACGTCTTCCTGGCCTTGCTGACATCAATAGTAATGCACACAGCCTACAAGACCACCTTGTTCGCTGAAATGGGTTTAGTAGAGTATGCTTACGGCAGCAGGTACATTCACGGGCTACACGGGGTCTCAACAATCATGCCGGTATCCTCTATAGGAGGGTTGCTAGCCGTTTTCACCATGCTTGGGATCCCCGGAACCATCGGGTTCACCTCGAAGTTTCTAAGCATTTACGCGATCCTTTACCAGGGCTTAGACTTGGCTAAAACAATCATCCTGCTGGGGATAGCGTTCTACATTGCAACAACTATATCAATAAGCATAAACTACTTCAAAATATACCTGAGGAAGGGGAAGGGAGTGCTCCAGCCTGTTAACAATGTTGACTTGAAACCCCAGCTTGCTATCCTCGCGCTTGGAACGCTCAACGTTCTCTACAATCTCACAATACTGATATCAGGATTCTCCACAATAGCCCTTGTGGTATCGTTCACCATGATGATACCTGTCCTAGTAGCAACATTGTTCTCAGTCGCGTTCAGAGGGGTGAGCCCGCGTGAACATGCTGGTTAAAACATACGTTATACTTGCCATCCTGCTCCCAGTCACGGGAGCCCTGATAGTGGACTCCTACCCCAGGCTTTCAAAAGTTTTAAGAATACTCGGATTCCTCATCCCCGGGCTCTTCTTCCTCGTAGGAATGATAGAGCTTTTATGGTTCCAGCCGTATTTCATGCTTCTCTCCACAATAGCAGCTGTAGGCTTAACCCTCCACACCGAGGGCTACTACAAGGTAATCTACGGTAAGGTGATGTATCAGCAACTGGTAATGGACACCATGCTCTCCCTGATCATACTGTTGTTCTCCTCTGAAACCCTTATCGAAGCAATAACTCTCTGGATAGTTCTAGAACTGGTCTCAGTCCTCCTAATACTGATGGAGAAAGGCTATGAGAACTACCCTGTGGCGATAAAATACCTTGTCTTCTGCGCCACCCCGGGCGATATCTCAATACTATCTATATGGGTGCTTGCCTCCCAGAAATACGGCTTCATAGAGTCCCTGCTAACCCCGTTCACCGAGCTCTCCGCTACCAGCATGAGCGTTGGAATTCTCGAATCACTAATCCTAGTCATAGGATTCCTCACCAAGCTCGGCCAATTCCCCCTGCACTCATGGCTCCCAACAGCACACTACCACGCGCCCTCCCCAGGCTCATCCGTGATAAGCGGGTTGCTATTGAAAATGGGTGCTTTCTCACTCTTCATAGTAATTTCAATGTTCAGCCTCAACCCTGCAGTATTCTACATCATGATGGCGCAGGGCATTATAACATCCGTGTACGGCTACTTAATGACCACTGTTCAAACAGACGTTAAAAGAGTGATAGTGTACAGCTCACTAGGGCACATGGGCGTTGTTACAATGCTGTTCGCACTCTACGGCTTGGTCAGAGAGCCCATCATACAGACATTGATAGTCGTATACGTCGTGTATCACGGCATAGCCAAGGCCTTGGGCTTCGTAAACATTTCAATAATGGAGCAGCTCGCGAACACTCACGAGCTCTACAAGCTAGGCTTCCTAGGCCTTGTCTCGCCGAACGCGCTCAACATAGCCTTCCTAACATTCCTCAACCTAGCTGGCTTCCCGCCAACCCCCGGCTTCATTGTGAAATTCCTCCTGATACTCACCACGCTCTCCCTTGTTCTAACAGGGAGTTTGCTAGCCCTCCCAGTGCTCGCTATAATCAGCTTCTCAACCGTGATAACCGTGATATACATGAGCAAGTTCATAGCAGCCTACACTTCATCCATTAAGCCACCGCTGAAAATCCCGCCTGAAAACCTCAACAACCCCGAGCTGGTTGGAGACTACTTCCTATCCTTCTTCACAATAGTACTCTCCTACCTCCTGCTCTCCGTTTTCCCAGCTGACTTCTGGATTTACACACTCCTAATAATCATCGCTTTAACAACCCCGTTAACCATATTAATATGTGTGCGAAACCTGAGAGAGATTAGAGAGGAGAAGCAGCAGTGGTTATCGGGTGTTGAAGCATGAGCTCGGCTAAAGGAAGCGCGATGCGGTGGTTTGAGAAGCTGCTGGAGAAAACCCTTCACAGAGGTAAGGGCTCGCGGGCAGACCTGCTTAGAGGAATACTACAGTACTCTATAAACATGGGTGACGCGTTCTTCATTAAACTAGGATACGTGGTAAACAAGCTGTCCATCATTCTCAACAAGATTCAAATAACAATGATAGAGTCCATGATAATGGCATCCCTCTGGTTCGGGCTGATCGCGATCTTGATAATCTGGCTTGTAACATACATGGCTTGAGGTGAGCATGTGTTCGAGATAATACTGGTAGGGATCGTGTCGGCCGTGATGCTTATACTACCCTTACTGCTCGACGGGTTGGAGAGGAAGGTTAAAGCAACTATTCAAACACGAATAGGACCTCCCGTAACTCAAACACTATACGACTTCCTCAAACTCATGGGCAAGGAGGTTAAACCCTTCACGGGCTCCGCCTTAGCCACCTACATGGTGTTGCTAACCATAATTCTACAGCTCTCATCACTGATTGCTCTAAACTACTTCATCATCGTGGAGAGGAGTTTTCAAATCCTGTTCACAGGGCTAGCTTTATTCCTGGTTGCTCAAGCATCAAGCACTATGACACCCCTCCTCGTTCCAAACCCGTTTTCACAGATAGGAGGTTATAGAGAAGTTGTTGTCTCCCTTGTGAACGAGTTTACAATGATAATTTCTGTTGGGGTTATCTCCTTCATACTGGGAGGGGGAGCCGCCTACCCATATACTTACATAGGGCTTTTATCCGCCATGATAACATTGTTTGTAACGAGCTACGTGAGCACCGGGCGCCCGCCCTTCGACATTGCTGAAGCAGAGGTTGAGCTTGCATCAGGGGTTTTCGTAGAGTTCAGCGGACCCTTGCTCGCAGCCTATGTTTACGCCTTGTTGAGTAGGAGGCTCCTTGCGAAAATGGTTCCCCTCGCGATCATTCTGCAAGCCTTAACCAGCCCAGGGCTCCTGACACCCCTCATCCTACTACCGCTAATAATTGTAATGTGGGTTATCTACGGTGTTGCCGCCACGGTGGTTGGGAGGACTAGGATAGATCTTGCTCCTGCAAGCCTTCTCAAGCTTTATATACCTTTAATGGCATTGTCTATAACAGGGTTATTGATAGGTGTTTATTATGCTTAAAGATCCTTCTACAATAGATAAATACGTAAAACTAGCGGAATCCGCCGGCGCATCGATAACCGTGGACGGTGACACAGTCCACATAGTATCCAAGCCGGAGCACCTCCCCGGGTTAGCTGGAAAGCTCTTCAACGAGTTTAAATGCGTTCACAGAACCTGTGTTGCAACCGATGAACGACCCTTAAACGGCTTCTTCTCACTCACCCATCTTTTCACAGACGACGCCAACGGCTTGTACATTACTTTGAAAACCTATCTGGAGGGAGACAAGCCCAGGGCGCCGAGCATTGTTGACCAGGTCCCTGCTGCAGACTGGTGTGAAATGGAGGCGCGGGACCTGGTTGGAATAGAGTTCGAGGGCAGGAGCGCCTACAGGCTTGTCCTACCGCCCGGCTGGCCCTCAGAGGTCTACCCGTTGAGGAAGGATTTCCAGTACGATAAACGCCCAAACATGATTCCCGTGAGCGAGAAGGTGTCGGTTACCGAGGAATCCTCGACTGTGCCAGTGGGGCCGTACCATCCCGCGCTCCACGAGCCCGAGTACTTCGAGCTGTATGTTGAAGGAGAGAGAGTGGTCGACGTCAAGTACAGAGGTTTCCACGTTCACAGAGGTATTGAGAAGCTTGGAGAGTCGAGGATGACTTACCAGCAGGTAAACTTCCTAGCTGAGAGAATATGCGGGATATGCGGGTTTGAACACAGCACTTGCTACGCTCTCGCGGTTGAGAAGGCTGCTAAGCTCGACGTCCCCGAGAGAGCCCAGTTCATCAGGAGCATAATCCTAGAGGTTGAAAGGCTTCACAGCCACCTCCTCTGGCTCGGCGTGGCCTTCCACCTAGTGGGTTACGACGCAGGCTTCATGCACATGTGGAGGATTCGCGAGAAAGTAATGTATCTTTCAGAATACCTCACAGGGAGCAGGAAAACCTACGGGATAAACCTTGTCGGGGGAGTGAGGAAGGATATTAACGAGGAGAAGAAGTCAAAGATCCTGGAGACCCTGGAGACTCTTGAGAAAGAGTTCAAGGAGCTAGTAGAGGTAGCGGTCTCCGTGCCCCAGGTTAAGCGGAGGCTGACCGGGACCGGTATCCTACCGAAAGAGGATGCTGTCAAGCTGGGGGTTGAAGGCCCTGTTGCAAGAGCTTCAGGCATAGATAGAGACGCTAGAAGAGACCTGCCCTATGCTGCTTACAAGCATGTATCTTTCAAAGTACCAGTCTACACTGAGGGAGACAACATGGCGAGAGCCCTGGTAAGGGTTGACGAAACTTTAGAGTCTATCTCGATGATAAAGCAACTCCTCGACCAGATACCGAAGGGCCCGATACGTCTCGAGGAATTCGACATTCCCCCAGGTAGAATAGGAGTCCAAGTCGTTGAAGCCCCGAGAGGAGGCGATATCCACTTCGTGATAACCGGCGAGGGCAAGCCATACAGGTGGAGGGTTAGAGCTCCAACATACAACAACATCCCTGCTTTAAAAGTGATGCTGAGGGATCAGCCCTTGGCTGATGCCCCGTTGACAATAGCAAGTATTGACCCATGCTTCTCCTGCACAGACAGGGTTGTAGTGGTAAAGGAGGATGGATCCGTGCTCAAGCTCAACCTGACACAGGGTGTTAAACTATGAGTGAAAAGCTCAAGCCGGCTAAGCTCATAGTAATAGCTACTAAATCGGGAAGAGTAACCAAGAAGTATCCTTACGAGGAGCCTCTCGTATCCCCTGATTTCAGAGGGTTAATAGAGATAGATGAGAGCAAGTGCATTGGATGTGGAGCCTGCGTTAACGCGTGCCCGCCTAACGCTCTCCAGTTGATTAGTGATAAGGAAACCACTGTAATCCGCTACTTCATAGGGAGGTGTATCTTCTGCTGGAGATGTATCGACGTCTGCCCCGTAGGCGCTATTAAAGGGACAAGGAAGTTCGAGCTAGCCACAGATGATGCTTCAGACCTCTACGTGCACGT
This region of Thermosphaera aggregans genomic DNA includes:
- a CDS encoding NADH-quinone oxidoreductase subunit H, whose protein sequence is MFEIILVGIVSAVMLILPLLLDGLERKVKATIQTRIGPPVTQTLYDFLKLMGKEVKPFTGSALATYMVLLTIILQLSSLIALNYFIIVERSFQILFTGLALFLVAQASSTMTPLLVPNPFSQIGGYREVVVSLVNEFTMIISVGVISFILGGGAAYPYTYIGLLSAMITLFVTSYVSTGRPPFDIAEAEVELASGVFVEFSGPLLAAYVYALLSRRLLAKMVPLAIILQALTSPGLLTPLILLPLIIVMWVIYGVAATVVGRTRIDLAPASLLKLYIPLMALSITGLLIGVYYA
- a CDS encoding proton-conducting transporter membrane subunit, encoding MLVKTYVILAILLPVTGALIVDSYPRLSKVLRILGFLIPGLFFLVGMIELLWFQPYFMLLSTIAAVGLTLHTEGYYKVIYGKVMYQQLVMDTMLSLIILLFSSETLIEAITLWIVLELVSVLLILMEKGYENYPVAIKYLVFCATPGDISILSIWVLASQKYGFIESLLTPFTELSATSMSVGILESLILVIGFLTKLGQFPLHSWLPTAHYHAPSPGSSVISGLLLKMGAFSLFIVISMFSLNPAVFYIMMAQGIITSVYGYLMTTVQTDVKRVIVYSSLGHMGVVTMLFALYGLVREPIIQTLIVVYVVYHGIAKALGFVNISIMEQLANTHELYKLGFLGLVSPNALNIAFLTFLNLAGFPPTPGFIVKFLLILTTLSLVLTGSLLALPVLAIISFSTVITVIYMSKFIAAYTSSIKPPLKIPPENLNNPELVGDYFLSFFTIVLSYLLLSVFPADFWIYTLLIIIALTTPLTILICVRNLREIREEKQQWLSGVEA
- a CDS encoding NADH-quinone oxidoreductase subunit C yields the protein MLKDPSTIDKYVKLAESAGASITVDGDTVHIVSKPEHLPGLAGKLFNEFKCVHRTCVATDERPLNGFFSLTHLFTDDANGLYITLKTYLEGDKPRAPSIVDQVPAADWCEMEARDLVGIEFEGRSAYRLVLPPGWPSEVYPLRKDFQYDKRPNMIPVSEKVSVTEESSTVPVGPYHPALHEPEYFELYVEGERVVDVKYRGFHVHRGIEKLGESRMTYQQVNFLAERICGICGFEHSTCYALAVEKAAKLDVPERAQFIRSIILEVERLHSHLLWLGVAFHLVGYDAGFMHMWRIREKVMYLSEYLTGSRKTYGINLVGGVRKDINEEKKSKILETLETLEKEFKELVEVAVSVPQVKRRLTGTGILPKEDAVKLGVEGPVARASGIDRDARRDLPYAAYKHVSFKVPVYTEGDNMARALVRVDETLESISMIKQLLDQIPKGPIRLEEFDIPPGRIGVQVVEAPRGGDIHFVITGEGKPYRWRVRAPTYNNIPALKVMLRDQPLADAPLTIASIDPCFSCTDRVVVVKEDGSVLKLNLTQGVKL
- a CDS encoding complex I subunit 5 family protein, whose translation is MDLLTAIFFYILGAVLFLLPSFKKSFSPAQVIPLKVFSAIFLTISVYGLHANGALDAFGAVLAVSTIASGSIISIYAYDYFRINNYSPTASTLLDLLILCLTTTYASFNILALATFWTISEVLAYALIKEGEEHSYEGSLTSSRGFIFTSTLTFEVTVFTMIITSVLLVAGAMSFQNLLKSFTDLATVKTMVPAYLIPLLIAGFVTKAATVPLHFWLPSAHSAAPSPASALLSGVMTPLGFLGLYRVVSLVDFGEYEPIIAFYLIVSGIFSIIYGGLQATQQRDGKKMLAYATISTNGFISLVFALYLLYPGEYVFLALLTSIVMHTAYKTTLFAEMGLVEYAYGSRYIHGLHGVSTIMPVSSIGGLLAVFTMLGIPGTIGFTSKFLSIYAILYQGLDLAKTIILLGIAFYIATTISISINYFKIYLRKGKGVLQPVNNVDLKPQLAILALGTLNVLYNLTILISGFSTIALVVSFTMMIPVLVATLFSVAFRGVSPREHAG
- a CDS encoding 4Fe-4S binding protein; protein product: MSEKLKPAKLIVIATKSGRVTKKYPYEEPLVSPDFRGLIEIDESKCIGCGACVNACPPNALQLISDKETTVIRYFIGRCIFCWRCIDVCPVGAIKGTRKFELATDDASDLYVHVVHKRAKCETCDREGGTQKMLYYVVEKSPVTEEYLNDCPDCRKKSFVESVAKRRTGGVSE